A single Candidatus Thalassolituus haligoni DNA region contains:
- a CDS encoding transposase, with product MPKPATTANPKVEPSPALEKRVRRAFSTEYKLSIIQQAEACQHGELGELLRHEKLYSNQLSQWRRERDERGLDGLKKSAPGPAPKKTAEQKRIEQLEKENDRLRKQIEIQNGCLTLQKKALDLLDMLDEDAS from the coding sequence ATGCCAAAACCTGCTACCACTGCTAATCCCAAAGTTGAACCCAGTCCCGCACTGGAAAAGCGGGTGCGCAGAGCCTTCAGTACCGAATACAAGTTATCCATCATCCAGCAAGCCGAGGCCTGCCAGCATGGTGAGTTAGGGGAACTGCTGCGCCATGAAAAATTGTATTCCAATCAACTGTCTCAATGGCGTCGGGAACGGGATGAGCGAGGGCTGGATGGTCTGAAAAAATCCGCCCCAGGTCCCGCGCCGAAGAAGACCGCTGAGCAAAAACGTATCGAACAGCTCGAAAAAGAGAACGACCGGCTACGCAAGCAGATCGAGATTCAGAATGGCTGCCTGACGCTCCAAAAAAAAGCCTTGGATCTACTGGACATGCTCGACGAGGACGCGTCATGA
- a CDS encoding septum formation initiator family protein, protein MSTITQRAMLLIGTLLVLVLQYRIWWDDSGVLASRTLEQLIERIAEDIDVLQGRNDQLKLEVTDLRDGSAILEEKAREDLGLVQDGETLILFVEPQQ, encoded by the coding sequence ATGAGCACTATTACCCAGCGCGCTATGTTACTCATCGGTACACTGTTAGTACTGGTTCTCCAGTATCGCATCTGGTGGGATGACAGTGGCGTGCTGGCCAGTCGGACGCTTGAACAGCTGATTGAGCGTATTGCTGAAGATATCGACGTATTGCAGGGTCGCAACGACCAGTTGAAGCTGGAAGTGACAGACCTGCGCGATGGCAGCGCGATTCTGGAAGAAAAGGCCCGCGAAGACCTGGGCCTTGTACAGGATGGTGAAACCCTGATCCTGTTTGTTGAGCCACAACAGTGA
- a CDS encoding DMT family transporter, giving the protein MTARYSSAATQNDQRFGLIIALCAATLFSTKPILIKWLYSLGVEVLPLIWLRMAMALPFYLIMGYLAWARLASKPATRHLLKAASIGLLGYYLSSVLDLYGLQYVSAQLERLVLYAYPSMVVILGMLFFGQTFKAAIILPLLITYGGLALMYGHDMDMLAAVPGVNNDQLMMGAGLVLSAALTFACYLLFSKNSIRQLGSILFTCIAMTSATLAILVHQRVDSWLTGVDYPLVPEYSATIWLGIAALAIIATVLPSFLISAAIARIGPERTSMSGTIGPVATTALAVIFLGESLSLLSIAGMALVVFGVWRLSQIK; this is encoded by the coding sequence ATGACTGCCCGCTATTCATCTGCAGCCACCCAGAACGATCAGCGTTTCGGCCTGATCATTGCCCTGTGTGCCGCCACGCTGTTTTCCACCAAACCCATTCTGATCAAATGGCTGTACAGCCTTGGCGTTGAGGTACTGCCGCTGATTTGGCTGCGCATGGCAATGGCTCTGCCTTTCTACCTGATCATGGGGTATCTGGCCTGGGCCAGACTGGCCAGCAAACCGGCCACCAGGCATTTACTGAAAGCCGCCAGCATCGGCTTGCTGGGATACTACCTGTCATCCGTACTCGACCTGTATGGGCTACAATACGTCAGCGCCCAGCTGGAACGGCTGGTGCTGTACGCCTACCCATCCATGGTTGTCATACTGGGCATGCTGTTTTTTGGTCAGACCTTCAAAGCGGCCATCATTCTGCCCCTGCTTATCACCTACGGCGGCCTGGCCCTGATGTACGGCCATGACATGGACATGCTGGCAGCCGTTCCCGGAGTGAATAACGACCAGCTGATGATGGGTGCCGGACTGGTACTCAGCGCGGCGTTGACCTTTGCCTGCTATCTGCTCTTCAGCAAAAACTCGATTCGCCAGCTTGGCAGCATTCTGTTCACCTGCATCGCCATGACCTCGGCAACGCTGGCGATTCTGGTGCATCAACGCGTGGATTCCTGGTTAACCGGCGTGGACTACCCGCTGGTGCCAGAGTATTCAGCCACCATCTGGCTGGGAATTGCCGCACTGGCAATCATTGCCACGGTGTTGCCTTCCTTCCTGATCAGTGCCGCCATTGCCCGAATCGGCCCCGAACGCACCAGCATGAGCGGCACAATCGGCCCGGTAGCCACCACAGCGCTGGCGGTGATTTTTCTGGGTGAAAGTTTGTCGCTGCTCAGCATCGCCGGTATGGCACTGGTGGTCTTCGGCGTGTGGCGGCTCAGTCAGATCAAGTAA
- a CDS encoding CTP synthase, with amino-acid sequence MTRFIFVTGGVVSSLGKGIASASLAAILEARGLKVTMLKLDPYINVDPGTMSPFQHGEVFVTEDGAETDLDLGHYERFIRTTMSRRNNFTTGRIYTDVLAKERRGDYLGGTVQVIPHITDEIKRRVLEGAEGADIALVEIGGTVGDIESQPFLEAVRQMKVELGSRRALSIHLTLVPYIATAGETKTKPTQHSVKEMRTIGLQPDVLICRSDHKIEASALRKIALFTNVEERAVIPLEDADTIYKIPRHLHDAGLDDLIVEKFDLSCKDADLSEWDAVADAKLNPEKEVTIAMVGKYMDLLDAYKSLIEAIDHAGIQHRAKVHIRYIDAEDVERKGVDILAGVDAILVPGGFGNRGVEGKIRTVQYARENKVPYLGICLGMQVAVIEFARNVVGWTDAHSSEFSTETTHPVVGLITEWTTAEGTTEVRSEASDLGGTMRLGGQECVLLPDSTTSQAYGQDVVLERHRHRYEVNSSLVPELEAAGLRISGRSVDGELVEVVEVADHPWFVGCQFHPEFTSTPRDGHGLFSAFINAALIHKEKI; translated from the coding sequence ATGACACGATTTATCTTTGTCACAGGTGGTGTTGTTTCTTCGTTGGGGAAAGGCATCGCTTCTGCATCTCTGGCTGCCATTCTGGAAGCCCGTGGCCTCAAGGTCACCATGCTCAAGCTTGACCCTTATATCAACGTTGATCCTGGCACCATGAGCCCCTTCCAGCATGGCGAGGTGTTTGTTACCGAGGACGGCGCTGAGACCGACCTGGATCTTGGCCATTACGAACGTTTTATTCGCACCACCATGTCACGTCGGAATAACTTCACCACTGGCCGCATCTACACCGATGTACTGGCCAAGGAGCGGCGTGGTGACTACCTCGGCGGTACTGTGCAGGTGATTCCGCACATTACCGATGAAATCAAGCGCCGGGTACTTGAAGGCGCTGAAGGCGCGGACATCGCGCTGGTCGAAATTGGCGGCACCGTCGGCGATATTGAATCCCAGCCGTTCCTTGAAGCGGTGCGGCAGATGAAAGTCGAGCTTGGCTCGCGCCGGGCGTTGTCTATTCACCTGACGCTGGTGCCTTATATCGCCACCGCTGGTGAGACCAAAACCAAGCCGACCCAGCACTCGGTAAAAGAGATGCGCACCATTGGCTTGCAGCCCGATGTGCTGATCTGTCGTTCCGATCACAAGATTGAAGCCTCGGCGTTACGCAAGATCGCGCTTTTTACCAACGTTGAAGAACGTGCGGTGATTCCGCTGGAAGATGCCGACACCATCTACAAGATTCCGCGTCATCTCCACGACGCCGGGCTTGATGATCTGATCGTTGAGAAATTTGATCTGTCCTGCAAGGATGCCGACCTGTCTGAGTGGGATGCCGTGGCGGATGCCAAGCTGAACCCGGAAAAGGAAGTCACCATTGCCATGGTCGGCAAGTACATGGATTTGCTGGATGCCTACAAGTCGCTGATCGAAGCGATTGATCATGCCGGTATCCAGCACCGTGCCAAGGTACATATCCGCTACATCGACGCCGAAGATGTTGAACGCAAGGGCGTTGATATTCTGGCCGGTGTGGATGCCATTCTGGTGCCTGGTGGCTTTGGTAACCGGGGTGTGGAAGGCAAGATCCGCACGGTACAGTACGCCCGCGAAAACAAGGTGCCGTATCTGGGTATCTGTTTGGGCATGCAAGTAGCCGTTATTGAATTCGCTCGTAACGTGGTTGGTTGGACGGATGCCCATTCGTCTGAGTTCAGCACCGAGACCACGCATCCTGTGGTTGGCCTGATTACTGAGTGGACAACCGCCGAAGGCACGACAGAAGTCCGTAGCGAAGCATCGGATCTGGGCGGCACCATGCGTCTGGGTGGCCAGGAATGTGTGCTGTTGCCCGATTCCACCACCTCGCAGGCCTACGGTCAGGATGTCGTACTTGAGCGTCATCGTCATCGTTACGAAGTGAACTCGTCGCTGGTGCCAGAGCTGGAAGCCGCTGGCTTGCGGATTTCCGGCCGTTCTGTTGATGGCGAGCTGGTGGAAGTGGTTGAAGTGGCTGATCATCCCTGGTTTGTCGGCTGTCAGTTCCATCCGGAGTTTACGTCGACCCCCCGTGATGGCCATGGCCTGTTTTCCGCCTTTATCAATGCAGCATTGATCCACAAAGAAAAAATATAA
- a CDS encoding transposase, with product MSTVESVFANIEYNKGLKRFSLRGKKKVQAQWQLFSVVHNIEKWSPRMSY from the coding sequence ATGTCGACGGTGGAGTCAGTGTTTGCCAATATTGAATATAATAAAGGCTTGAAGCGATTCAGCCTGAGGGGTAAAAAGAAAGTTCAAGCGCAGTGGCAACTATTCAGTGTGGTGCACAATATTGAGAAGTGGTCACCGAGAATGAGCTATTGA
- a CDS encoding TRAP transporter substrate-binding protein, with the protein MFNIKKVMLSAALCVLANTQASAETIMHVGSWLPPTHPQNAIVLPTWAKWIEEATQGEVKLQVSYNLGHPKDLFSLVEDGVVDAAWSSTGYVPGRFELTQVVELPLLGTNAEAASVAYWRIHEKYLKKANEFSGLEVVGLFTHAPGQIHTLEPISSLSDLKGRKIRLGGGVMNELAEKMGAVGVSAPAGKVYEMMQQGVIDGTFLPVCEQRTLRLNEIARNLTLLPGGMYQTSFAVFINPDFLGSLSEEIRTAILNVSGEKLSRLAGQAWEQCGDEALQESIDKGVSVKMVKVGEPMAAEFQEIATGIDDEWLTRVASKGVDASAALAELRQTARNLEAQK; encoded by the coding sequence GTGCTTGCCAATACACAGGCATCTGCCGAAACGATCATGCATGTCGGAAGTTGGTTGCCGCCGACCCACCCGCAAAATGCCATTGTCCTTCCTACCTGGGCAAAATGGATCGAAGAGGCTACGCAGGGTGAGGTCAAGCTTCAAGTTAGCTACAATCTGGGCCATCCTAAGGATCTGTTCTCGCTCGTAGAAGATGGAGTTGTCGATGCCGCTTGGTCTTCAACCGGCTATGTTCCGGGGCGTTTCGAGCTGACACAGGTTGTAGAGTTGCCATTGCTCGGTACGAATGCCGAAGCCGCATCGGTGGCTTACTGGCGTATCCATGAAAAGTACCTGAAAAAGGCGAATGAATTTTCTGGTCTTGAAGTCGTGGGTCTTTTTACGCATGCGCCCGGGCAGATTCACACACTGGAGCCAATCTCCAGTCTAAGTGATCTTAAAGGCAGAAAGATTCGGCTTGGCGGCGGAGTTATGAATGAGTTGGCCGAAAAGATGGGGGCTGTCGGGGTCTCAGCGCCAGCCGGTAAAGTCTACGAGATGATGCAGCAGGGCGTTATCGACGGCACCTTCTTGCCCGTTTGTGAGCAGCGTACGCTACGACTGAATGAAATTGCGCGGAATCTGACGTTACTGCCTGGCGGGATGTACCAAACCAGTTTCGCGGTGTTCATCAATCCCGATTTTCTGGGCTCACTGTCCGAAGAAATCCGTACAGCCATTCTCAATGTCTCCGGTGAAAAACTCTCACGCCTTGCTGGCCAAGCCTGGGAGCAGTGCGGCGATGAAGCTCTTCAGGAGAGCATCGATAAAGGAGTTAGCGTAAAAATGGTTAAAGTCGGTGAACCGATGGCAGCAGAGTTCCAGGAAATTGCCACGGGAATCGACGACGAATGGTTAACCCGTGTTGCCAGCAAGGGTGTTGATGCCAGTGCCGCGCTTGCGGAACTACGTCAGACTGCACGCAATCTTGAAGCGCAGAAGTAG
- a CDS encoding LysR family transcriptional regulator ArgP — protein sequence MIDYRALEALVAVIETRGFERAAQRLSVSQSAISQRIRQLEFKLGQPVLLRTTPPKPTELGQRLANHLQQVQQLQQGLLLNEEATGQSVRIRLAVNADSLDTWLVPALAAAPGSDSMDFELLVEDQDVGLRRMKNGEVMACICAADTPVNGGLVQPLGILRYRAFASPGFVARYGAGQPLLMPQPPLAQLPCLIFNQDDRLQHRFLQALCPQQPEPQRYHISPTSEGFVRMALEGLGYGMMPQLQIAKYLEEGTLVDVVPGYHLDVPLYWHYWQTESPVMRGLRAAVVTMARDRLILATASA from the coding sequence ATGATTGACTACCGTGCTCTGGAAGCCCTGGTCGCTGTGATTGAAACCCGTGGGTTTGAACGCGCCGCACAACGACTGAGTGTCAGTCAATCGGCGATTAGCCAGCGTATTCGTCAGCTGGAATTCAAACTTGGCCAGCCGGTATTACTGCGCACCACACCGCCGAAACCTACCGAACTGGGGCAGCGCCTCGCCAACCATTTGCAACAGGTGCAACAGTTGCAACAAGGTTTGCTGTTGAACGAAGAGGCAACCGGGCAATCCGTGCGGATACGCTTGGCGGTGAATGCCGACTCCCTGGATACCTGGCTGGTTCCCGCGCTGGCAGCGGCACCAGGCAGTGACAGCATGGACTTTGAGCTGCTGGTGGAAGATCAGGACGTTGGCCTGCGACGGATGAAAAATGGCGAAGTCATGGCCTGTATCTGCGCCGCCGACACCCCGGTTAATGGCGGCCTGGTGCAGCCGCTCGGCATCCTCAGATACCGGGCCTTTGCCAGCCCCGGTTTTGTCGCACGGTATGGTGCTGGTCAGCCGCTGTTAATGCCGCAACCGCCACTGGCACAATTGCCTTGCCTGATTTTTAACCAGGACGACCGTCTGCAGCATCGTTTTTTGCAGGCGCTGTGCCCGCAACAACCGGAACCGCAGCGTTATCATATTTCGCCCACCTCCGAAGGGTTTGTTCGTATGGCGCTGGAAGGCCTCGGCTACGGCATGATGCCGCAACTGCAAATCGCCAAATACCTCGAAGAGGGCACGCTGGTGGATGTGGTACCGGGTTATCACCTGGATGTGCCGTTGTACTGGCATTACTGGCAAACCGAAAGCCCGGTGATGCGCGGATTGAGGGCAGCGGTGGTGACGATGGCACGAGATCGTCTTATTCTGGCGACCGCATCCGCTTAA
- the eno gene encoding phosphopyruvate hydratase: MAKIVDIKAREVLDSRGNPTIEADVTLEGGFFGTACAPSGASTGTREALELRDGDKSRYLGKGVLTAVANVNDIIKPALLGMDATGQRALDEKMLELDGTDNKAKLGANAILAVSLAAAKAAAVAKGVELYEHIADLNGTSGQYSMPVPMMNIINGGEHADNNVDIQEFMVQPVGAPTFAEALRAGAEIFHSLKKVLSSKGLSTSVGDEGGFAPDLASNADALAAIQEAVAGAGYELGKDITLALDCASSEFYKDGKYDLKGEGKVFSAEEFSDYLYDLCEQYPIVSVEDGQDESDWAGWKYQTEKLGAKVQLVGDDLFVTNTKILKEGIEKHIANSILIKFNQIGSLTETLEAIKMAKDAGYTAVISHRSGETEDTTIADLAVGTCAGQIKTGSLCRSDRVSKYNRLLRIEEQLGAKAPYNGLKEIKGQ; encoded by the coding sequence ATGGCTAAGATCGTAGACATCAAGGCACGCGAAGTGCTGGACTCCCGCGGTAACCCGACCATCGAAGCGGACGTTACTCTTGAAGGCGGCTTTTTTGGTACCGCATGCGCTCCTTCCGGTGCATCGACAGGAACCCGTGAAGCGCTCGAACTGCGTGATGGCGACAAGAGCCGTTACCTGGGCAAGGGCGTATTGACAGCGGTTGCCAACGTCAACGACATCATCAAGCCTGCTCTGCTGGGGATGGACGCCACCGGACAGCGCGCTCTGGACGAAAAAATGCTGGAGCTGGACGGCACCGACAACAAGGCCAAGCTGGGTGCCAACGCCATTCTTGCCGTGTCTCTGGCAGCCGCCAAGGCTGCGGCTGTTGCCAAAGGTGTTGAACTGTACGAACACATTGCCGACCTGAACGGCACTTCTGGCCAGTACTCCATGCCAGTGCCGATGATGAACATCATCAACGGCGGTGAACACGCCGACAACAATGTCGATATTCAGGAATTTATGGTGCAGCCCGTGGGCGCTCCGACGTTTGCTGAAGCCCTGCGTGCCGGTGCTGAAATTTTCCACAGCCTGAAAAAAGTACTGAGCAGCAAGGGCCTGAGCACGTCTGTTGGTGATGAAGGTGGTTTTGCGCCCGATCTGGCCTCCAATGCCGATGCTTTGGCGGCTATTCAGGAAGCCGTTGCCGGAGCCGGTTATGAGCTGGGTAAAGACATTACCCTGGCGCTCGACTGTGCATCGTCTGAGTTTTATAAAGACGGCAAGTACGACCTGAAAGGCGAAGGCAAAGTTTTCAGTGCAGAAGAGTTCTCGGACTATCTGTACGACCTGTGTGAGCAGTACCCGATCGTATCTGTCGAAGATGGCCAGGACGAATCGGACTGGGCAGGCTGGAAATACCAGACTGAAAAGCTGGGTGCCAAGGTGCAGCTGGTGGGTGACGACCTGTTTGTGACCAACACCAAGATCCTCAAAGAAGGCATCGAGAAGCACATTGCCAACTCGATCCTGATCAAGTTCAACCAGATCGGTTCGCTGACCGAAACCCTGGAAGCGATCAAGATGGCGAAAGATGCCGGTTACACAGCGGTGATTTCACACCGTTCCGGCGAAACCGAAGATACCACCATTGCGGATCTGGCGGTGGGTACCTGTGCGGGCCAGATCAAGACCGGTTCGCTGTGTCGTTCTGACCGGGTTTCCAAGTACAACCGCTTGCTGCGGATTGAAGAGCAGCTGGGTGCCAAGGCCCCTTATAATGGCCTGAAAGAGATCAAGGGTCAGTAA
- a CDS encoding TRAP transporter small permease has translation MSLSAWINQHYVERGPAKWLAFSLEVAAAIILFVLMGLTCVDVVGRYLFNSPVHGSVELTEIGLALMVFAAMPVVTWRFGHVVVDLLDRFIGTRILKVIGLLVALLISSSMFFLAFRIFDLGARSILRGVITEYLSFPRGYIVQYIAVMSWVTAFCVITFGVYRILSQEKK, from the coding sequence ATGTCGTTGAGTGCCTGGATCAACCAGCACTATGTCGAGAGAGGCCCAGCCAAATGGCTGGCTTTCTCTCTCGAGGTGGCCGCTGCAATTATTCTCTTCGTTTTGATGGGGCTTACGTGTGTCGATGTCGTCGGCCGCTACCTGTTTAACAGCCCAGTGCACGGCAGTGTTGAGCTCACCGAGATTGGACTGGCGCTCATGGTATTTGCTGCGATGCCCGTAGTGACCTGGCGTTTTGGTCATGTGGTCGTGGATCTGCTGGATCGATTTATCGGAACCCGAATTCTAAAAGTCATTGGGTTACTGGTAGCGCTGCTGATCTCATCATCAATGTTTTTTCTGGCGTTCAGAATATTCGATTTGGGTGCGCGTTCGATTCTCCGTGGCGTCATAACCGAGTATCTCAGTTTCCCAAGAGGTTACATTGTTCAGTACATTGCCGTGATGAGCTGGGTAACAGCTTTCTGCGTGATTACATTTGGCGTTTATCGAATCCTGTCTCAGGAAAAAAAATAA
- a CDS encoding benzaldehyde dehydrogenase has translation MTSNVSAQWDSKLYLGSWVSGRGEIVPVIEPATGNQLGMLATGTKDDIDDAARIAKEAQVHWAALSFDQRAAIMRKVARQLEDNAATINNWNVRECGSIPPKAEWELHACIEQAHMAAALPMHATGAIFPSSMPGRRNYWKRIPIGVVGVIAPWNFPILLGLRSVLPALAMGNAVILKPDVQSAVCGGLLLAELFEAAGIPKGVFQVVPGAADTGDALVRHPDVKMISFTGSTPVGRQIGEICGRSLKKVSLELGGNNAMVILDDADLESAASCAAWGAFLHQGQICMQTGRHLVQRKVAQRYAELLAGRAANLAVGNPATDQVHLGPLINDRQAARVGDIVNRSVALGAQVLAGGKANGRFFQATVLADVTPDMPAWNEEIFGPVAPIMVFDTEEEAIALVNSSEYGLAVAVHSQSESRALSVASKLRAGMVHINDQTVNNEFQVPFGGMGASGNGSRFGGPANIEEFTETQWVSVMGPGMQYPF, from the coding sequence ATGACTTCAAACGTATCTGCTCAATGGGATAGCAAACTTTATTTGGGAAGCTGGGTGTCTGGCCGCGGCGAGATCGTTCCGGTCATAGAGCCAGCGACAGGGAATCAGCTTGGGATGCTGGCGACAGGTACCAAGGATGATATTGATGATGCTGCCCGCATTGCCAAAGAGGCTCAGGTGCACTGGGCGGCTCTGTCTTTTGATCAGCGTGCTGCCATCATGCGTAAAGTCGCTCGCCAACTGGAGGATAATGCTGCCACCATCAATAACTGGAACGTTCGGGAATGTGGGTCTATCCCACCCAAGGCTGAATGGGAACTGCATGCCTGCATTGAGCAGGCCCATATGGCGGCAGCCCTGCCGATGCATGCAACGGGGGCAATCTTCCCGTCTTCGATGCCGGGGCGTCGCAATTACTGGAAGCGTATCCCTATCGGCGTGGTGGGTGTTATCGCTCCCTGGAATTTTCCCATCCTGCTGGGTCTGCGCTCAGTTCTGCCAGCACTTGCCATGGGGAATGCTGTGATTTTGAAGCCGGATGTACAAAGTGCAGTTTGCGGAGGCTTGTTGTTGGCCGAGCTTTTCGAAGCCGCGGGGATACCCAAAGGAGTCTTCCAGGTCGTTCCCGGCGCTGCAGATACAGGAGATGCGCTGGTACGGCACCCGGATGTCAAGATGATCTCCTTTACCGGCTCGACTCCAGTGGGCCGGCAGATTGGTGAGATTTGCGGACGTAGCCTGAAAAAAGTCTCATTGGAGCTCGGCGGTAACAACGCCATGGTCATTCTTGATGATGCTGATCTTGAATCTGCAGCATCTTGCGCGGCTTGGGGGGCTTTCCTGCACCAGGGGCAGATCTGCATGCAGACAGGGCGGCATCTGGTGCAACGCAAGGTGGCGCAGCGCTACGCTGAACTTTTGGCTGGCCGTGCCGCCAACCTAGCGGTGGGCAATCCAGCTACTGATCAGGTACATCTGGGCCCGTTGATCAATGACCGTCAAGCTGCAAGGGTTGGGGATATCGTCAACCGTTCTGTCGCACTCGGTGCGCAGGTACTCGCCGGTGGCAAGGCCAACGGTCGTTTCTTCCAGGCTACGGTCCTTGCGGACGTTACGCCCGACATGCCAGCCTGGAACGAGGAAATCTTCGGACCTGTGGCGCCGATCATGGTGTTCGATACAGAGGAAGAGGCCATCGCTCTGGTGAACAGTTCGGAATACGGTCTTGCTGTGGCGGTGCATAGCCAGTCCGAATCACGGGCCCTCAGTGTCGCCTCCAAGCTGCGTGCTGGCATGGTGCATATCAACGACCAGACGGTGAATAACGAGTTCCAGGTTCCATTCGGCGGCATGGGCGCATCGGGTAATGGCAGTCGTTTTGGTGGTCCTGCGAATATCGAAGAGTTCACTGAAACTCAGTGGGTCAGCGTGATGGGCCCAGGTATGCAGTATCCGTTTTAA
- a CDS encoding LysE/ArgO family amino acid transporter, which translates to MSDLFLNLQPLITGFAITMGLIVAIGAQNAWVLQKSLRGENPWTIAGVCVALDVLLVSTGVFGLDYIQTLMPGLVPVLTWLGIALLLWLALQAFGRALQGNDGLVVAAASEPVNRWRSAGQVMMLSLINPHVYLDTVVLIGSVGAQQSHPGLFVVGAACGSALWFGTLVIAARQLRPYLSSPRHWQMLDVIMGVLLLLVALTLLLNHP; encoded by the coding sequence GTGTCTGATCTGTTCTTGAATCTACAACCGCTCATCACTGGCTTTGCCATTACCATGGGGTTGATCGTCGCCATCGGGGCACAAAATGCCTGGGTGTTACAAAAAAGCCTGCGTGGAGAGAACCCCTGGACCATCGCGGGCGTTTGTGTGGCGCTGGACGTCCTGCTCGTTTCCACCGGAGTATTTGGTCTGGATTATATCCAGACCCTGATGCCGGGTTTGGTGCCGGTGCTAACCTGGCTCGGTATTGCCCTGCTGCTGTGGCTGGCGCTGCAAGCTTTTGGACGGGCGCTACAAGGTAATGATGGCCTGGTGGTTGCTGCGGCATCGGAGCCGGTCAACCGCTGGCGCAGTGCCGGCCAGGTGATGATGTTGTCGTTGATCAATCCCCATGTGTATCTGGATACCGTGGTATTAATTGGCAGTGTCGGTGCCCAGCAAAGTCATCCGGGCCTGTTTGTCGTGGGCGCAGCCTGCGGATCGGCGTTGTGGTTTGGCACTCTGGTGATTGCTGCCCGTCAGCTCAGACCTTATCTCAGCTCACCCCGTCACTGGCAGATGCTGGATGTGATTATGGGTGTTCTTTTATTGCTGGTCGCGCTGACGTTGTTACTGAATCACCCCTAG
- a CDS encoding TRAP transporter large permease, translating to MSVILVGFAVLIFMIIVARIPIAFAMGLVGFFGFAFIIGLELTNITDFRWTIPLSMASNRMIDTVQDYGLSVIPLFILMGNLVTRSGLSEELYAASNAFLGHRKGGLSMATVVACGGFSAICGSSLATSATMSKVAMPAMRKYGYADSLATASIAAGGTLGILIPPSVILVIYGLMTESSIRELFAAGLLPGLLGILLYLGAVRYVVWRDPAAGPAGEKLSWPERIQALKGVWGVLVLFTVVMGGIYLGVFTPTEAAGVGAGGAFIIALSRKRLTLGTLFLTLAETARTSAMLFAVVIGALIFSDFVNRAGLPDMLLQFVAALDISPLAVILVILAVYIVLGMVFESLSMILLTVPVFYPLVASMGFDLVWFGIVVVIVTEISLITPPVGMNVFVLSAVIPDMRASTIFRGVTPFWCADIVRLLLVVFIAPIAMLLPKFLYS from the coding sequence ATGTCAGTAATCTTAGTCGGATTTGCCGTACTCATTTTTATGATCATAGTTGCGCGAATACCGATTGCGTTTGCAATGGGCCTCGTGGGTTTTTTCGGTTTTGCGTTTATAATCGGGCTTGAATTAACAAATATCACTGATTTTCGTTGGACCATCCCGTTGTCGATGGCTTCTAATCGTATGATCGATACTGTGCAGGACTATGGCTTATCGGTCATTCCACTGTTTATATTGATGGGTAATCTGGTTACCCGATCAGGTCTTTCCGAGGAACTCTATGCCGCCTCGAACGCCTTTTTGGGACATCGCAAGGGCGGCTTATCGATGGCTACTGTAGTTGCCTGTGGTGGGTTTTCCGCCATCTGCGGTTCGAGTCTTGCCACCTCGGCCACGATGTCGAAAGTGGCCATGCCTGCAATGCGCAAATACGGATACGCGGACTCCCTTGCCACGGCCTCGATAGCGGCGGGTGGAACTCTCGGTATTCTTATTCCTCCGAGTGTCATCCTGGTGATTTACGGTTTGATGACAGAAAGCAGCATTCGTGAACTCTTTGCTGCTGGTCTGCTCCCTGGCCTGCTAGGAATACTGCTGTATCTGGGAGCGGTTCGTTACGTCGTCTGGCGCGATCCAGCCGCGGGACCGGCCGGTGAAAAGCTATCATGGCCCGAGCGCATACAGGCCCTGAAAGGGGTTTGGGGGGTGCTGGTACTGTTCACAGTGGTGATGGGGGGTATCTATCTGGGCGTTTTTACTCCGACAGAGGCCGCAGGTGTAGGCGCAGGCGGCGCTTTTATAATAGCGCTCAGCCGTAAACGCCTGACGTTGGGGACCTTGTTCCTGACGTTGGCGGAAACTGCCCGTACCTCTGCGATGCTGTTTGCAGTGGTGATAGGCGCACTGATTTTCTCCGACTTTGTTAACCGAGCCGGATTGCCGGATATGTTACTGCAGTTTGTGGCGGCACTAGATATTTCGCCGCTTGCTGTCATTCTGGTGATACTGGCTGTTTATATTGTCCTTGGGATGGTGTTTGAGAGCCTGTCGATGATACTTCTGACGGTACCGGTATTTTATCCACTGGTGGCAAGTATGGGCTTTGACTTGGTTTGGTTTGGCATCGTGGTTGTTATCGTTACAGAAATAAGTTTGATTACCCCGCCAGTAGGTATGAATGTCTTCGTGCTCAGTGCGGTTATTCCAGATATGAGAGCGAGTACTATTTTTAGAGGGGTTACGCCGTTCTGGTGTGCTGATATTGTACGTTTATTACTTGTAGTTTTTATCGCTCCGATAGCAATGCTGCTGCCGAAGTTTCTATATAGTTGA